In a single window of the Pseudomonas oryzihabitans genome:
- a CDS encoding glutamate carboxypeptidase: MSAPFFRTTLAAVLTCCIALPASAALDERIQSAAEQAKAPALTLLERLVNIDSGSGYEPGLTEVGTLLTTELKKLGAAVQQVPNTAPDKSQHLVATFKGTGKAKILLLAHMDTVFKEGTAKARPYRTDEKRAYGPGVSDDKGGIVVALAALDILKSLDFKDYGQITLLLDASEETGSQAATDLIAKTAKQHDVTLNLEPGRPGDGLVIWRKGSATAVVEVKGRSSHAGVAPELGRNAATEVAHQVLQLGNLGDAEKKTSVNFTVINAGERINVIPDHAIAKADVRAALPEEFDRVERDLARIAATKQVADTEVTTRLERGLPPMPQTPASDKLLAMARGIYGELGRTLAVEGSGGAADASIAAGVGVPTLDGFGIVGGKLHTPEEYVELDSVTPRIYLLTRMLVELSKAQ, translated from the coding sequence ATGTCCGCTCCGTTCTTCCGCACCACCCTCGCCGCCGTTCTTACCTGCTGTATCGCCTTGCCTGCCAGCGCCGCCCTCGACGAACGCATCCAGTCCGCGGCAGAGCAGGCCAAGGCACCGGCCCTCACCTTGCTGGAGCGACTGGTAAACATCGATTCGGGCTCCGGGTATGAGCCCGGGCTGACCGAAGTCGGCACCCTCTTGACCACCGAGCTGAAAAAGCTCGGCGCCGCCGTGCAACAGGTGCCCAACACCGCGCCGGACAAGAGCCAGCATCTGGTGGCGACCTTCAAGGGTACCGGCAAGGCCAAGATCCTCTTGCTGGCGCACATGGATACCGTATTCAAGGAAGGCACGGCCAAGGCCCGGCCATACCGTACCGACGAAAAGCGTGCCTATGGCCCGGGTGTGTCCGATGACAAGGGCGGCATCGTGGTCGCCCTGGCGGCCCTGGACATCCTCAAGAGCCTCGACTTCAAGGACTATGGGCAGATCACCCTGCTGCTGGATGCCAGCGAGGAAACCGGCTCTCAGGCCGCCACCGACCTGATTGCCAAGACCGCCAAGCAGCATGACGTGACGCTGAACCTGGAGCCGGGGCGTCCGGGCGACGGCCTGGTGATATGGCGCAAGGGCAGCGCCACCGCCGTGGTGGAGGTCAAGGGCAGGTCGTCCCACGCGGGGGTCGCCCCGGAATTGGGACGCAACGCCGCCACCGAGGTGGCGCACCAGGTATTGCAGCTGGGCAACCTGGGCGACGCGGAGAAGAAGACCTCCGTCAACTTCACCGTGATCAATGCCGGTGAGCGCATCAACGTGATTCCTGACCACGCCATCGCCAAGGCTGACGTGCGCGCTGCCTTGCCGGAGGAATTCGACCGGGTCGAGCGGGACCTGGCACGGATCGCCGCCACCAAGCAGGTCGCCGACACTGAGGTGACCACCCGCCTGGAGCGCGGCCTGCCGCCGATGCCTCAGACTCCGGCGAGCGACAAGCTCCTGGCCATGGCCCGGGGCATCTACGGCGAGCTGGGTCGTACCCTGGCCGTCGAAGGCAGCGGCGGCGCGGCGGATGCCAGCATCGCGGCGGGCGTCGGGGTTCCCACCCTGGACGGTTTCGGCATCGTCGGTGGCAAGCTGCATACCCCCGAGGAGTATGTCGAGCTGGACAGCGTCACGCCGCGCATCTATCTGCTCACGCGGATGCTGGTGGAACTGTCGAAGGCGCAGTGA